Within Sorangiineae bacterium MSr11367, the genomic segment GCGCTGCGGCTCTTCGTTCCCTGCTCCAGCATCGAGCCCATGAACGATGCAACCCCTGGCTTGAGCGCAGGGTAGTCCCCCGCCCCGGCCTTCAGCGCCAGACGCACGCTCACGATGGGCAGATCACGCCGCTCCACGAAGAGAACGCGCACCCCGTTCTTCAGGCGAAACGACTCCACCTTGGGCGGGGTGAAGACCACGGTGCCGTCCTCGTCCGGGGCCTTCTCGCGAAATGCCGCATCGGGTGTCTCCCCGCGTGGGGCCACCGGTGAACTCGGCTCGAGTGGCTTGGGAGGCTCTACGGGCGACGGTGCTGGCGGCGCCGGAGGAAGCTTCGGCGTGCCACCGCAGGCCGCCCCCATGACGCCCACCAAACCCGCAAGCACGACGGCCCCCAACGAAACGCGCCTCATCACGAACCTCCTTTAAGGCGGCCCGCCACCGGCGCCCCTTTTTCGGGTGTCACCACCGTCACGATGCGTTTGTCCGCCGGAAGGTACCGGCGCGCGACGTCCTGCACGGTGCTCGCCGTCGCTTGTTCGTAGCGGGCGATGTCCTTCGGGAGGTACCGCGGATCGCTCATGTATTGGTTGTACAGATTGATGCGATCGGCCCGTGACGCGGTCCGCTCCAGGCTGAACGTGAGCCCGGAGAGCACCGACGTCTTGGCCCGCGCAAGCTCCTCACCCTTCACACCGCCGGAGCGCACGAGGGCCAGCTCCTCGTCGATGGCTTTGAGCAGCTCCTGCGCCGTATGCCCGGGCTGCGCCGTGGCCACGATCCCGAACGTCGAGCCGAGCTGGCTCGAGTCCTGCGACGCCGAAACGTCCGCCGCGATTTGAAGATCGTAGACGAGCTTCTTGTACAGCCGGCTCGTCTTTCCGCTGGAAAGCACATGGGACAGCAAATCCAAATCCCCATCGCCGGGCGCGAACATCGGCGGCGTCGGCCACGTGATGTAGACGCGCGGCAGCTCCACCCCGGCGGACACGTCGAGCCGCACCTCCTTGGCCAACGTCACCGGAGGCACCGGGCCACGCGCCGGGACAGGCCCCGACGGGATCGGCCCGAAGTACTTTCCCACGAGCTCCAGCGTCTTCGTTCGATCGAAGTCGCCGGCAATCACCAACGTCGCATTGTTGGGCGCATACCAGGTGCGGAAGAAGGCCTTCACGTCCTCGAGCGACGCCGCATCGAGATCGCGCGGCGTGCCGATGGTGAGAAAGTGGTACGGATGCCCCACGGGGTAGAGCCGCTCGTAGATGTACTGCCCCACCAAGCCGTACGGTGCATTCTCGTAGTTCTGGCGACGCTCGTTCTTCACCACGTCGCGCTGGCCGGTGAAGGTCAACTCGTCGACGTGCGAGAGCAAGAATCCCATGCGGTCGCTCTCCAGCCATAGGGCCAGATTCAGCCGATTTTTCGGCACCGTCTCGTAGTAGTTCGTTCGATCCGTGCTGGTGGTCCCGTTCACGTCGGTCGCGCCGACACGCTCCAAAAAGCGGAAGTACGCATCCTCGGGAACGTGCTTCGAGCCTTGAAACATGAGGTGCTCGAAGAGGTGCGCGAAGCCGTTGCGGCCCGCCGGCTCGTCCTTCGAGCCCACGTGGTACCAAATGTTGGTCGTGACGATCGGCGTCCGGTGGTCCTCGTGCAGGATGACCTCGAGACCGTTCGCGAGGTGGGTCTTTTCGAGCGATAACGATGGCGGCTCGGCCTGGGCAGTCGGTGCGGCCACCAGGGTGACGGAGGCGGTCACCGCGGCGAGCGCAGTACGCGCCCAGCGAGTGGGATCGAAGATGCGACGGAGCATGGCGCGCAGTATGGCCTGCCCGAGGTTCGGTCCAAAGCCGGATCTGGTATCGTGCCGACCCCATGGATCGACGTGCGTTCCTCGGTGCGACGATTTCCGGCATTTTGGCCCAATTTGGCAGTGGCTGTGCCCGGAACCCAGGGGCCGCGCCCCATTTGACGAGCGCCCCGCGCCCGCGCGCGCTCCGCTTGGAGGAGCTGGAGGAGGCCACCATCGCCGATCTCTCCGGACGCATGGCACGGGGCGACTGTTCGTCACGCGAGCTGGTCGACGCGTACCTCGCGCGCATCGAGGCCATCGACCGCAAAGGGCCGGCGCTCAAGTCCGTGCTCGAGATCAACCCCGATGCCCAGGCCATCGCCACCCGCCTCGACGAAGAGCGCCGCAGCAAGGGCGCGCGGGGCCCGCTGCATGGCATCCCGCTGCTGGTGAAGGACAACATCGACACGGGCGATCGCATGCAAACGACGGCGGGCTCTCTGGCGCTGCTCGGCACGCCCGCCTTGCGCGACGCGCACGTGGTGGCGCGCTTGCGGGAGGCCGGGGCGGTCATCCTGGGCAAGACGAACTTGAGCGAGTGGGCCAACATGCGCGACTCGCACTCGGTCAGCGGGTGGAGCGGCCGCGGCGGGCTCACGAAGAATCCGTACGTGCTCAATCGAAACGCGAGCGGCTCGAGCTCGGGCTCCGCCTCCGCCATCGCCGCGAACCTCGCCGCCGCAGCCCTCGGCACCGAGACGGACGGATCCATCGTGAGCCCGGCGCAACTCTGCGGGCTCGTGGGGCTCAAGCCGACGGTGGGCCTGGTCAGCCGCGCGGGCATCATCCCCATCGCGCACTCGCAGGACACCGCGGGCCCCATGACCCGCACCGTCGCCGACGCCGCGATCGTGCTCGGCGCCATCGCCGGCGCCGACGCACGCGATCCGGCGACGAGCGGCGCCCGCGTCGAGCGCGATTACACGCGCTTCCTCTCGAAAGACGGTGCCCGCGGCGCACGCATCGGTGTGCTGCGCGGTGAACGCTGGATGACGCCGCCCCTGATGGCCACCCTGGATGACGCCGTCGCCGCGTTGCGAAAGCTCGGCGCCACGGTCGTCGAGATCGAAGCGCACGCTCCGGCGGAGGCCGCACGCGCGGGCGCCCGTGCCCTGGGCGACATCGCCAAGGCCGTGGAAGACCCCGAGGTGGAGGTGCTGCTCTACGAGCTCAAGGCCGACATGGCCGCGTACCTGGCCACGCGCACGAACCAGCCCTTGCGCACCCTGGACGATCTCGTGAAGTTCAATGTGCAGCGCGCCCGCGAGGAGATGCCCTGGTTCCGGCAGGATCTCTTCGACCGCGCCCTGAAAAAGGGCCCGCTCGACACGCCGGCGTACCGCGAAGCCTTGGCCGCGTGCCGCAAGCTCGCACGCGACGAAGGGATCGATCGCACGGTGCGCGAGAACAAGCTCGACGCCATCATGACGCTCACCGGCGGGGTGGCCTGGGCCACGGATCTGGTGAACGGCGACGCCATCACCGGCTCGATGTCCACCTTGGCCGCGGTCGCCGGCTACCCGAGCATCACCGTCCCGTGCGGCGCGGTGCATGGCCTGCCGGCGGGCGTTCTCTTGTTCGGCCCCGCGTGGTCCGAGCCTTCGCTCTTGCGCATCGCCTACGCGTACGAGCAAGCGACGCACCTTCGCACGAAGCCGACGTACCTCCCGAGCATCGAGAATTAGCCGAACCGCCCACCAATCGCGAGCACGTGCTTGCGCAGCCAGATCGATCCCGGATCGACCTGCGCCCGGGTCGGGTGGAACATGATCTCTTCGAACGACCCCGGATCGAGCGGCGGCTGGACGGCATCGAGTGAGAGCACGCCCCCGAGCACCTCGATCTGCCGGCGGGGAACGACGGCGACGAGATCGGAGCACGAGACCATGTGCAGGGCCTGCAGGTAGCTCGGCACCACGAGTGCGACGCGCCGTTCGACGCCGTTCTCGCGCAGCCACGTGTCCACGGGATCTTCGCGCTGGCCGCGGCCGAAGACGGCCACGTGCGGCGTCGTGAGAAAAGGCTCCATCTGCCCGATACAGGCGCGCTGCGGGTGGTCCTTCCGGATGGCGATGGCGTCCGTATCCGAAAAGAGGCGCTGGCCGTGGAAGCCTGGAAATTCCGACCCGGTACAGGCGATGACCAAGTCGATCGTGCGCGCGAAATCCGCGGTCATCACGCCGGGGCCGCGCCAAGGCGCCACGTCCACGCGGACACCGGGCGCCTCGGTGCGAATGCGCTCGCGAAGCGGCGGCACGAGCAAGTTGAGAACGTGGTCGGGCATCATCACGCTGAACCGGCGCTGGCTCACCTCGGGGTCGAAGGTGTCGGCCACGAAGAGCCCCTGCACCTGCGCGAGCGCGTCGGCCAACGGCGCCCGCAGCGCCAGTGCGCGCGGAGTGAGCTCCATGCGCGAGCCCACGCGCACGAGCAAAGGATCGCCCATGATGTCGCGCAGCCGCTGCAGGGCGTGGCTGGTGGCCGGCTGGGAAAGACCCACGCGCTGTGCAGCGCGGCTGACGCTTTCCTCCGAGAGGAGCGCCTGGAGGGCCACGAGAAGGTTCAGGTCGAGCGAAGCAAGATTCATGGGACGAAAGGACTCTATGCCACCTATGGATTGGAGCCGCGGGCGCCCGTTGTCCATGCTTGCCCGCATGGAATCGAACGAGAACAAGCGTCTCTTGCAGCATGTTTTTTCGGAGATGGCCAAGGGCAACTCGCGGCCGTTCGTGGAGTGCCTGGCGGACGACGTGCGCTGGACGGTGACGGGCACGACGCCATGGTCCAAGACCTACGAGGGAAAGGAATCCGCGCTCCGCGATCTCCTCGCGCCACTTCGGACGAAATTCGCCACCTCCTACAAATCCACGGCGATTCGCGTCATCGCCGAAGGCGATTTCGTCGTCGTGGAGGCGCGCGGCGATGTGATGACCAAGCGCAACATGCCCTACAACAATGCCTACTGCTTCGTGTACCGCCTGGCCGGGGGCAAGGTGCGCGAGCTCGTCGAATACGCCGACACCGCACTGGTCACGGCCGCGCTCGGTGATCCTACAGAGGCTTCGCCGCCTGAATGACCACTTGGCCACCGCGCTTTAGCCCGAGCGCTATGCTCGTTCCCTCGGGGACGTTGCTCAAGGAGCGATAGAGGTAGCCGTTCGCGCCGACGACGTCCTGCCCGTCGACGCTCACGATTTCGTCGCCCACCACGAGCCCCGCCTTCGCCGCGGCGCTGCCCGGTCGCACCACGCTCACGATGTTGCGCGCCTGCTCGAGGTCGGCGTCCGGCGATCGCTCTTGAAGGACGAAGCCCAGATCGCCGCCCACGTCGAATCCCTTGGTGCGCTTGCGCGGTGCACGGAGCGGGGCAAGCTCGGTGGTTCGTCCCGCGTCGACGGTGAGGGGCAGGTAGATGGAGGAGAACTCCGAGCCGCGGTAGTCGTTGGGGTACGCGCTCAAGGTGACCCGTCCCGCGGGACAGCGCTCCACCTCGAAGCGGCCCTCGGCATCGGTGACATTCTTGCGGTCCTGGTCCCCCATCGAGCCGCCGATGGCCATCATTCCGGAGCCTCCTTTCGCCGGGCGCACCATGACGACCATGCCCGGCACGGGTTGCCCGTTGTCGAGCGCAACGATGCGGCCGCGCAGGCTGGCGTTGCCTTCGAGCTCCAGGCGTAGGCCTTCGCGCTTGGCCCCCTGCTCGAGTTGCACCTTGGTTTGCGCGCGGCCATCGGGCGCTTCGGCGGAGAGGATGAAGTCGCCCGCGGGAAGGTCGCGCAGCACGAAGCTGCCACCCGTGCGGAAAAAGCTCTCGTCGCGCGAGACGCCCGTCTTCTCGTCGCGCAACGTCACCGAGAAGCGCTCGGGCGACGCGCCTTTGCTTCCGACGACGGTGCCCGAGATGGATCCCGTGCGGCGAATGGTCAGCGTGACCTCCGTCCCCGTGCGGATCTTCTCCGAGATCGTCTCGCCTCCCCCTTTGCGAAACGCCCGCACGGTGTACGTACCCGGAGAGAGCTTCGTCAGGGTGAAGCGCCCGTCGAGCTCCGTGAGGACCGGTGTGCGACGCCCCCACGCCCAGCGCATGGCGCGCCCCGCCTGCCCCTGCGCCTTGCTCGCGCTGTCCGATTCGCGCTCGGCGTCGACGAAGGCGTCGGTGACCGGTTGGCCGCCGTCGTCGACGACGCGCCCGCGGATCTCGTCGCGTTGGGACTCGACGATGACCTTCACGCGGGCCGTTTCCCCAGCCTTCACGGCCGTGGAGACGCCTTGCACGTCGTCGTCCTTGGTGCCGGGCGCGCGCATGGCCGACCAGCCGTGGGAGGCCGAAACGCGGTAGTCGCCGGGATTCACGCCTTTGATGGCGAAGGTGCCGTCGTCGCGCGTGGTCGTCTG encodes:
- a CDS encoding nuclear transport factor 2 family protein — encoded protein: MESNENKRLLQHVFSEMAKGNSRPFVECLADDVRWTVTGTTPWSKTYEGKESALRDLLAPLRTKFATSYKSTAIRVIAEGDFVVVEARGDVMTKRNMPYNNAYCFVYRLAGGKVRELVEYADTALVTAALGDPTEASPPE
- a CDS encoding insulinase family protein, which codes for MLRRIFDPTRWARTALAAVTASVTLVAAPTAQAEPPSLSLEKTHLANGLEVILHEDHRTPIVTTNIWYHVGSKDEPAGRNGFAHLFEHLMFQGSKHVPEDAYFRFLERVGATDVNGTTSTDRTNYYETVPKNRLNLALWLESDRMGFLLSHVDELTFTGQRDVVKNERRQNYENAPYGLVGQYIYERLYPVGHPYHFLTIGTPRDLDAASLEDVKAFFRTWYAPNNATLVIAGDFDRTKTLELVGKYFGPIPSGPVPARGPVPPVTLAKEVRLDVSAGVELPRVYITWPTPPMFAPGDGDLDLLSHVLSSGKTSRLYKKLVYDLQIAADVSASQDSSQLGSTFGIVATAQPGHTAQELLKAIDEELALVRSGGVKGEELARAKTSVLSGLTFSLERTASRADRINLYNQYMSDPRYLPKDIARYEQATASTVQDVARRYLPADKRIVTVVTPEKGAPVAGRLKGGS
- a CDS encoding LysR family transcriptional regulator, whose amino-acid sequence is MNLASLDLNLLVALQALLSEESVSRAAQRVGLSQPATSHALQRLRDIMGDPLLVRVGSRMELTPRALALRAPLADALAQVQGLFVADTFDPEVSQRRFSVMMPDHVLNLLVPPLRERIRTEAPGVRVDVAPWRGPGVMTADFARTIDLVIACTGSEFPGFHGQRLFSDTDAIAIRKDHPQRACIGQMEPFLTTPHVAVFGRGQREDPVDTWLRENGVERRVALVVPSYLQALHMVSCSDLVAVVPRRQIEVLGGVLSLDAVQPPLDPGSFEEIMFHPTRAQVDPGSIWLRKHVLAIGGRFG
- a CDS encoding amidase, which produces MDRRAFLGATISGILAQFGSGCARNPGAAPHLTSAPRPRALRLEELEEATIADLSGRMARGDCSSRELVDAYLARIEAIDRKGPALKSVLEINPDAQAIATRLDEERRSKGARGPLHGIPLLVKDNIDTGDRMQTTAGSLALLGTPALRDAHVVARLREAGAVILGKTNLSEWANMRDSHSVSGWSGRGGLTKNPYVLNRNASGSSSGSASAIAANLAAAALGTETDGSIVSPAQLCGLVGLKPTVGLVSRAGIIPIAHSQDTAGPMTRTVADAAIVLGAIAGADARDPATSGARVERDYTRFLSKDGARGARIGVLRGERWMTPPLMATLDDAVAALRKLGATVVEIEAHAPAEAARAGARALGDIAKAVEDPEVEVLLYELKADMAAYLATRTNQPLRTLDDLVKFNVQRAREEMPWFRQDLFDRALKKGPLDTPAYREALAACRKLARDEGIDRTVRENKLDAIMTLTGGVAWATDLVNGDAITGSMSTLAAVAGYPSITVPCGAVHGLPAGVLLFGPAWSEPSLLRIAYAYEQATHLRTKPTYLPSIEN